GACTTCGCTCGGGACGAACGGAGCGTGATGAAAGACTTCCCCATTTTTGACCTGATCATCATCGGCGCCGGTGCCGCCGGGATGATGTGCGCGCTCACCGCCGGGCAGCGGGGGCGCAAGGTGCTGCTACTGGACCATCTCGACCGGGCGGGCGCCAAGATCCTGATCTCGGGCGGGGGGCGCTGCAACTTCACCAATGTCGAGGGCGACAAGGCCGAACGCTATCTGTCGGCCAACCCGCATTTCGCACGATCGGCGCTGGGCCGCTATGCCCCGCAGGACTTCATCGACCTGGTCGAGGCGCATGGCATCGCCTGGCATGAGAAGACGCTGGGCCAGCTGTTCTGCGACGGATCGGCGAAGCAGATCGTCGCGATGCTGGAGGAGGAATGTGCGAAGGGCGGGGTCGAGACGAAGCTGCTGACCCGCATCACCGCCATATCGAAGCCCGACGAGAATTTCCGCGTGGAGACTCCAGGGGCAACCCACGCCGCGTCATCGCTGGTGATCGCGACCGGCGGCCCTTCCATCCCGAAGATGGGGGCGACCGGCTTCGCCTATGACGTCGCACGCCAGTTCGGGCTCAAGGTGGTCGAACCGCGTCCGGCGCTGGTGCCGCTGACGCTGGGCCAGGACGACCGGCTGTTCGAGAGCCTGTCGGGCGTCTCGCTCGATGTCGTCGCCTCGCTCGGCAAGGCCCGGTTCCGCGAGGCGGCGCTGTTCACGCATCGCGGCCTGTCCGGCCCCGCCATTCTGCAGATCAGCAGCTATTGGCGCCATGGCGACACGATCGCGCTCGACCTGCTGCCCGGCACCGATGCGCGCAGCATCCTTCCCGAAGCCAAGCGTGTCCGGCCCAATGCCGAACCCCGCACGATATTGCGCGAACATTTTCCGGACCGGCTTGCCGATGTGCTGGCCGATCGCCTGGGCCTTTCGGGGCCTCTGCACGAACACCGGGACGCGACGCTTGCCGAGGCGGGCGCCCGGCTCAACCGCTGGACCCTCACCCCCAATGGCTCGGAGGGTTTCGCCAAGGCCGAGGTGACGATCGGCGGCGTGTCGACAGACGGGCTCGACCAGCGCAGCCTGATGGCCAGGAAGGTGCCCGGCCTCCATTTCATCGGCGAGGGGGTCGACGTGACCGGGTGGCTGGGCGGCTATAATTTCCAATGGGCGTGGGCGAGCGGACGGGCGGCGGGCGAAGCCGCCTGATCCCTGCCCAGCCGGCCACCGCTAAGGAGATCGGCCGTGCCGGGTGAGATCGCCTCGATCGCCTGCGCGAGCAGCATCGCGAAGCCGAGCGCCAGCAGCGGCTGGACAAGGAAGAAGATCGGCCAGCCGGCGCCACCCATCGGCCCGGTGAAATGGCCGATCGCGGGGGCCAGCAGCCACATGAAAAGCAGATGGCTGCAGAACAGGAAGAAGGCATAGCGCTCCAGCCTGAGCAGCCGGCTTGCCACCGGCCAGCGCGCCAGCCCCATCGTCGTCCGCCAGACGAGCAGCGCCGCCGCCGCGCGGGTGGCCAGATCGACCGCCGCCGCCAGCATGACGTGATGGGAAGCGGCGCCCCCGCCGTGGACCGACAGCCAGATCTTGAGCGGAACGACCAGCGCGAAGGGCAACGCCGCCCGCCATGCCGCCAGTGTGCCGAGCCGTTCTGCAAGATCGTGCCGCCGCGCCAGGATGCCGGTGACGAAGAACAGCAATATGCCAGGCCGCAACAGCAGATAGAGCTGCCACGCGCCGACTACCCAGACCGCCGCAAGCCCCCCGATCAGCAGCAACCAGCGCGAGCGCAAACGCGCCAGCAGCGGTGCGGCCAACATGCAGAGGAACAGGTCGCGCAGGAAATTGGTCTGGACGTTGATGTCGCCCGCGCGAGTGAGATCCAGCATATTGTCCGCGATCCAGCGCGCGTCACCGAGAAGCGGGGCGCGGATCAGGCCGAGCGTCCCGGCGCCGACCACCAGCACCAGCGCGATCGCATTCCACAGCAGCATCGGCACCAGCACCGTTCGCGCCTTGGCCGAGAGGAACCGCCTTGCCCCGCGCTTCGCCAGCGAATGGGCGACCAGCCAACCCGATACGATGCTGAGCAGCGGGACCGCGCTTCGCCCAAACAGCTCGATCACCGTCCAGCGCAGCAGGTCCTGGCCCGATCCCGCCAGCGCCGCCATCTCGTCACCGGCCAGCCCGGTCCAGCCATGAACCCAGACGATGCCGAGGATGCAGATGAGGCGGGCGATAGCGATCGCCTGCGAAACCGGGAGGAGCGGCGGCTGTGCCATGCGCCATGCCGGCGCGTCGGGAGGGAGCATGCGCGTCATCGCTCCCGCCGATGGCGATGCGAAGCTGAACATCGGCTGCATGCCCGCCGCATCTGCCCCGGCGGCGCCACGGCCTGCCCCAGGGCGGTCGAATCCCGCGCCGACATGTTCATTCCCCCCACAATGGCTCCGCCACCCCATATGGAGCACGAAGGTTTTTCTTCCCTGGCCGCGACACTTTCCATGCTGCTGGCATTTCCGGCAACGATTGCCTATAGAGGCCGCTCATGCCGCGCGGAGAGGCGCCGGCCCTAGTAATCGGAATCCAGATGCCCTTTTCTTCTCTGCCGCGGCCGGTGGCCGAGGCAATCACCGAGCGTGGCTATACCGAGCCCACCCCCGTACAGGCGCAGGTGATCGCCGCCGAAGCCCATGACCGCGATCTGCTGGTCTCCGCCCAGACCGGTTCCGGCAAGACCGTCGCCTATGGCCTCGCCATCGCCGAGACGCTGCTCCAGGGCGCGGAAGCCCTGCCGCGACCGGGCGAGCCACTCGCCCTGATCATCGCGCCTACCCGCGAACTGGCGCTGCAGGTCCAGCGCGAACTGCAATGGCTCTACGCCAAGCTGGGCGCCCGCGTCGCCAGCTGCGTCGGCGGCATGAACGTGCGGGTCGAGCAGCGCGCGCTGTCCTATGGCTGCCACATCGTGGTGGGCACGCCGGGCCGGCTCAAGGATCACCTGGAGCGCGGTACGCTCCAGCCCGGATCGCTGCGCGCGGTGATCCTCGACGAGGCTGACGAGATGCTCGACCTCGGCTTCCGCGAGGACCTCGAGGAAATCCTCGACTTGACCCCGCCCGAGCGGCGCACGCTGCTGTTCTCGGCGACGATGCCCAAGCCAATCGCTATGATGGCCAAGCGCTACCAGCGCGATGCGCTGCGCATCGAAACGACCAGCGCGCGCGAAGCCCATGCCGATATCGACTATCGCGCGATGGCGGTCGCCCCGGCCGACATCCAGAACGCCGTCGTCAATGTGCTGCGCTTCCACGAAGCGAAGGGCGCGATGGTGTTCTGCGCGACCCGCGAGAATGTCCGCCGCCTGTCGGCCACCCTGACCGAGCGCGGCTTCTCCGCCGTCACCCTGTCGGGCGAGCTGAGCCAGAACGAGCGCAATCACGCCCTCCAGGCCCTGCGCGACCGCCGCGCCCGCGTCTGCATCGCCACCGACGTCGCCGCACGCGGCATCGACCTTCCCGGGCTCGAACTGGTCATCCATGCCGAGCTGCCGATCAACCCGGAGACGCTTCAGCATCGCTCGGGCCGCACCGGCCGGGCAGGCAAGAAGGGCACCTGCGTGCTCATCACCCCCTATCAGCGCCGCCGCCATGCCGAGCGGCTGCTGCGCGCGGCCAATGTCAACGCGACCTGGGAGCCGGTGCCGACGCCCGACGCCATCTATGCGCGCGACCAGGAACGGCTGATGGAAAGCCTGTCGGTCGGCGAGGTTGCCGAAGAGGATCTGGAGGTAGCCCGCAAACTGCTGGAGACGATGAGCGCCGAACAGATCGCCGCCGCCTTCGTGCGTACCCAGCGCCAGAGCCTCCCCGCCCCGGAAGAACTGATCGACGCCTCCCCCATGGCCCGTGGAGACCGCGAGCAGGCCACTCGCGAACAGGGCCCGCGCCCAGGCTTCGAGGACACCGTCTGGTTCCGGATGAACATCGGCCGGGGCCAGAATGCCGATCCACGCTGGCTGCTGCCGCTGCTGTGCCGGCGCGGCCACATCACCAAGCGTGACGTCGGCGCGATCCGCATCTTCCAGACCGAGACCCGCTTCGAGATTCCGCGCACGATCGCCAACAAGTTCGTCGACGCGCTCAAGCGCACCTCGGGCGAAGACGACGGGGTGATCATCGAACCGGCCGGCGACGCGCCGACCCCGCCGGTCGGCCAGCTCCGCGACCGCCGCGGCCCGCCGCCGCGCACGCAGCTGCGGCCGAACTACGAGCGCGGTCCGGGTGAGCCGGGCGGCGCGCCACGTGGCCCGTCACGGGGCCCGGGCGGCCCCGGCGGCCCTAAGCGCTACGGCGCGAAGCCGTTCAACAAGGGCGGGCGGAAACCGGGCGCCTGATCGATGCAGCGCGTGCCGAGCGCGCCGTAATCGTCAACGCGATCACGACCAGTCCGGCCGCGACGGTAAGGTCAACCGCATGCCCGCGGCCACCGCATCGGGCGCGGCGGCCATGATGTCGGCCGTACCGGTTCCGAACAGGAACAGCGCCCCCATCGCGGCAGTCCCGGTGAGGAGGCCCAGATTGCGCGACAGGCCGATCAGTCCCGATCGGAGGCCGCGCCGTTCGTGCGGGGCGCCCGCCATCAGGGCGCTGTTGTTGGCCGCCTGGAAGACCGCATAGCCGATGGTCATCAGCATGATCGACGCGAGATAGGCTGCAACGCCGCCGGCCATCGGCATCAGCGCGAGCGCCGCCGCTCCAGCCGCGATCCCGATGAGCCCGGCCGAACCCGCCCGCGCCGCGCCGAATCGGTCCACCAGCCGTCCGGCGGGAATACCCGCCAACGCGGCAGCGAGCGGCCCCGCGGACAGCAGCAGACCCATCATCGCGGGACCGAGACCGAGCGACCGAGACAGATAGAAGGGGCCGACGATCAGGGTCGTCATCATCACCGTCGCAACCAATGCGCTTGCCGCCAGGCCCGCCATCAGTCGTCGATCGCGGAGCTCCGCGATCGGGATCAGCGGCGCCGATACCCTGCGCTCGGTGCGGAGTAATGCGGCGAGGGCCATCGCCGAGGCGATCAGCAGCGCGACATTGGCCGCGCCGAACCGCCCCCGGCCCATCGTCATTGCCAGCGCATAGCTGGCGAGGGCCGTGCCCAGCAGCAGCATGCCGGCGCCATCGAAATCCCGGCTGGTGCGCGCCGGCGCCGCATCGGGCGGCAGAGTGCG
The sequence above is drawn from the Rhizorhabdus dicambivorans genome and encodes:
- a CDS encoding MFS transporter, with translation MIARIRPDRTSPLPMLGLSFAVLLPSLATSIANAALPALAQAFGASFAAAQWVILSYLLAVTMLTVIVGRLGDLVGRRRLLLVGMATFAAASLLCAVAPSMAGLLVARVVQGAGAAIMLTLAIAFVGDIVPRERSGSAMGLLGTMSAAGTMLGPTLGGVLIAWGSWQAIFLIHVPLAIAALLLAWRTLPPDAAPARTSRDFDGAGMLLLGTALASYALAMTMGRGRFGAANVALLIASAMALAALLRTERRVSAPLIPIAELRDRRLMAGLAASALVATVMMTTLIVGPFYLSRSLGLGPAMMGLLLSAGPLAAALAGIPAGRLVDRFGAARAGSAGLIGIAAGAAALALMPMAGGVAAYLASIMLMTIGYAVFQAANNSALMAGAPHERRGLRSGLIGLSRNLGLLTGTAAMGALFLFGTGTADIMAAAPDAVAAGMRLTLPSRPDWS
- a CDS encoding BaiN/RdsA family NAD(P)/FAD-dependent oxidoreductase, with amino-acid sequence MKDFPIFDLIIIGAGAAGMMCALTAGQRGRKVLLLDHLDRAGAKILISGGGRCNFTNVEGDKAERYLSANPHFARSALGRYAPQDFIDLVEAHGIAWHEKTLGQLFCDGSAKQIVAMLEEECAKGGVETKLLTRITAISKPDENFRVETPGATHAASSLVIATGGPSIPKMGATGFAYDVARQFGLKVVEPRPALVPLTLGQDDRLFESLSGVSLDVVASLGKARFREAALFTHRGLSGPAILQISSYWRHGDTIALDLLPGTDARSILPEAKRVRPNAEPRTILREHFPDRLADVLADRLGLSGPLHEHRDATLAEAGARLNRWTLTPNGSEGFAKAEVTIGGVSTDGLDQRSLMARKVPGLHFIGEGVDVTGWLGGYNFQWAWASGRAAGEAA
- a CDS encoding DEAD/DEAH box helicase, with amino-acid sequence MPFSSLPRPVAEAITERGYTEPTPVQAQVIAAEAHDRDLLVSAQTGSGKTVAYGLAIAETLLQGAEALPRPGEPLALIIAPTRELALQVQRELQWLYAKLGARVASCVGGMNVRVEQRALSYGCHIVVGTPGRLKDHLERGTLQPGSLRAVILDEADEMLDLGFREDLEEILDLTPPERRTLLFSATMPKPIAMMAKRYQRDALRIETTSAREAHADIDYRAMAVAPADIQNAVVNVLRFHEAKGAMVFCATRENVRRLSATLTERGFSAVTLSGELSQNERNHALQALRDRRARVCIATDVAARGIDLPGLELVIHAELPINPETLQHRSGRTGRAGKKGTCVLITPYQRRRHAERLLRAANVNATWEPVPTPDAIYARDQERLMESLSVGEVAEEDLEVARKLLETMSAEQIAAAFVRTQRQSLPAPEELIDASPMARGDREQATREQGPRPGFEDTVWFRMNIGRGQNADPRWLLPLLCRRGHITKRDVGAIRIFQTETRFEIPRTIANKFVDALKRTSGEDDGVIIEPAGDAPTPPVGQLRDRRGPPPRTQLRPNYERGPGEPGGAPRGPSRGPGGPGGPKRYGAKPFNKGGRKPGA
- a CDS encoding acyltransferase family protein; its protein translation is MTRMLPPDAPAWRMAQPPLLPVSQAIAIARLICILGIVWVHGWTGLAGDEMAALAGSGQDLLRWTVIELFGRSAVPLLSIVSGWLVAHSLAKRGARRFLSAKARTVLVPMLLWNAIALVLVVGAGTLGLIRAPLLGDARWIADNMLDLTRAGDINVQTNFLRDLFLCMLAAPLLARLRSRWLLLIGGLAAVWVVGAWQLYLLLRPGILLFFVTGILARRHDLAERLGTLAAWRAALPFALVVPLKIWLSVHGGGAASHHVMLAAAVDLATRAAAALLVWRTTMGLARWPVASRLLRLERYAFFLFCSHLLFMWLLAPAIGHFTGPMGGAGWPIFFLVQPLLALGFAMLLAQAIEAISPGTADLLSGGRLGRDQAASPAARPLAHAHWKL